In the Lebetimonas natsushimae genome, one interval contains:
- a CDS encoding S41 family peptidase — protein MKKFLLSVFMIVSLFAETKETRLAAYEKFVKVVNIIEAYYVDELNTTTIINKALKGLLPNLDPHSSYLDKKAYEDLKVQTTGEFGGLGVVIGIRNGVLTVISPIDDTPAYKAGLKAGDIILKINGKATLDLTLDEDVNLMRGKPGTKVTLTIVRGGKTFDVTITRAIIKIKSVKTYALQNYPEIEYIRISSFDKNVVSSLKKALKNLKKYHKKGIIIDLRNNPGGLLNQAVGTLDLFIDKGVLVSQKGRVSSENQVFYAHSSGTYKNIPIVVLVNGGSASASEIVSGALQDHKRAVIVGETTFGKGSVQAILPINKNEAVRLTVARYYLPSGRTIQAKGVVPDIIVHPAKIEKEKNENALIKESELKNHLRAELNKNKKTKKTKYNQKIKKLDNDLQLLTGANILKALIIAKQGE, from the coding sequence ATGAAAAAATTTTTACTATCTGTTTTTATGATAGTTTCCTTATTTGCTGAAACTAAAGAAACCCGTCTTGCAGCTTATGAAAAATTTGTAAAAGTAGTAAATATTATTGAAGCTTATTATGTAGATGAATTAAATACTACTACTATTATAAATAAAGCTCTAAAAGGTCTTCTGCCAAATCTTGACCCTCATTCAAGCTATTTGGACAAAAAAGCTTATGAAGATTTAAAAGTTCAAACAACAGGTGAATTTGGAGGACTGGGAGTTGTAATAGGGATAAGAAATGGTGTTTTAACCGTTATTTCACCTATTGATGACACTCCTGCATACAAAGCTGGTTTAAAAGCCGGAGATATTATTTTAAAAATAAATGGAAAAGCCACACTTGATTTAACATTGGATGAAGATGTTAACTTAATGAGGGGAAAACCTGGAACAAAAGTAACACTTACAATCGTAAGGGGCGGTAAAACATTTGATGTAACCATTACAAGGGCTATCATAAAAATAAAATCAGTAAAAACCTATGCTTTACAAAATTATCCAGAAATTGAATATATCAGAATAAGCAGTTTTGATAAAAATGTAGTAAGTTCATTAAAAAAAGCACTTAAAAATCTTAAAAAATATCATAAAAAAGGTATTATAATTGACCTTAGAAACAATCCGGGAGGTCTTTTAAACCAGGCAGTTGGAACTCTTGATCTATTTATCGATAAAGGTGTTTTAGTTTCTCAAAAAGGAAGAGTTTCAAGCGAAAATCAGGTGTTTTATGCACATTCAAGCGGAACTTATAAGAATATACCTATTGTAGTATTAGTAAATGGCGGAAGTGCGAGTGCTAGTGAAATAGTAAGCGGAGCACTGCAGGATCATAAAAGGGCTGTAATCGTAGGTGAAACAACCTTTGGAAAAGGAAGTGTTCAGGCGATTTTACCTATAAATAAAAATGAAGCGGTTAGGCTCACTGTCGCAAGATATTATCTTCCTAGCGGCAGAACAATTCAGGCAAAAGGTGTTGTTCCCGATATAATAGTTCATCCTGCAAAAATTGAAAAAGAAAAAAATGAAAATGCTTTAATTAAAGAATCTGAACTTAAAAATCATTTAAGAGCTGAACTTAACAAAAATAAAAAAACTAAAAAAACAAAATATAATCAAAAAATTAAAAAATTGGACAATGATTTACAACTTTTAACCGGTGCTAATATTTTAAAAGCATTAATAATAGCC